The following proteins come from a genomic window of Halorussus halophilus:
- the cgi121 gene encoding KEOPS complex subunit Cgi121, which yields MKVVEGHAEIEDLDSFLGNIEAIGDEYDCAIQAFDADLVVGREHLETAAQHADRAFDRGENVARERAVEILLYAAGRRQINRALRMGVSEGENRLVVVVHGTGDEDNQVREGAAADAVRELVTPATTLGIDHADREAVREFFDVGDAELAATDVTLADLVCERVALLEVEK from the coding sequence GTGAAAGTTGTCGAAGGCCACGCCGAAATCGAGGACCTCGATAGCTTCCTCGGGAACATCGAGGCAATCGGCGACGAGTACGACTGCGCGATACAGGCGTTCGACGCGGACCTCGTAGTCGGGCGCGAACACCTCGAAACCGCCGCCCAACACGCCGACCGCGCCTTCGACCGCGGCGAGAACGTCGCCCGCGAGCGCGCCGTCGAAATTCTGCTGTACGCCGCCGGTCGCCGCCAAATCAATCGCGCGCTCCGGATGGGCGTCTCGGAAGGCGAGAATCGACTCGTCGTGGTCGTCCACGGAACTGGTGATGAAGACAACCAAGTGCGCGAGGGGGCGGCCGCAGACGCGGTGCGAGAGCTGGTCACGCCAGCGACGACGCTCGGAATCGACCACGCCGACCGCGAGGCAGTCAGGGAGTTCTTCGACGTTGGTGACGCCGAACTCGCCGCCACCGACGTGACGCTCGCTGACCTCGTCTGCGAGCGAGTCGCGCTGCTCGAAGTCGAAAAGTAG